tcttTCTTCTTATCTATGTATTGTTCAAtcaacctcctaataaggtgtaTAGCTTTGGTAGTAGAACGACCCGGTATGAAACCAAATTGGTTGTCGGAGACGGATACCGTCATCTTCAACCTTGCTTCAACTACCCTTTCCCATACTTTCatagtatgacttagtaatttgatacccctataattgttacagctctggatatcacctttgttcttatacagtgggaccaccgtactccacctccactcatctgGCATCCTCTTCGTCTTAAAAATAACATTCAACAACCTAGTCAACCACTCCAAAACTGTTTTCCCCACACACTTTCAAAATTCCACCTGAATCTCGTCAGGCCCGGTCGCtttgcccctactcatcttactcaTAGCTCTCACGACCTACTCAACCTTGATGCGCCTGCAGTACCCAGAGTCAGCGTGACTCTCGGAATGCTCCAATTCACCGAGCACAAGATCCTGATCCCCTACTTCATTAAGAAGATCCTGAAAGTAAGTCTGTCATCTCCTCTTTATCTGGGAATCTTCCATTAATACTCTCCCACCGTCGTCCTTGATGCATCTCACTCGGTCTAAATCTCGAGCTTTCCTCTCTGTCAGCTTGGACAGCCTAAATAACTTATTCTCCCCTCATTTTTCCCCTAGTTCCTCGTACATACGACTATAAGCCACagtcttagcctccgtgaccgccATCTTCGCTTCCTtactagctaccttatacctctccaTGCACGCTCGCCTCTCCCCCTCGCCTATGCTCCCTCCTAACGCCTGGTACGCCTCCTTTTTGGCTTTCACTTTACCTTGTaccacttcattccaccaccatTCTCCTTTGTGCCTGCCAGTGACACCCGTtgagacccctaacacctctctcacaGCCTCTCTTATATAGTTTGTTGTCGTTGACCACATAGAGTTCGTGTCACCACTGCTCCTCCAAGCTCCCATAACCGACAACCGCCCTTCCAACTCTTGAGCTTTTTCCTTAGTTAAGGCTCCCCACCTGATTCTCGGTCTTCCTCGACCCGACATTTTCCTCCTCTTTACCATAATACCAACGTCCATCACCAATAGCCTATGTCGCGTCACAAGTATCTCACCTGGAATCACCTTGCAATCCTTGCACAAGCCTCTGTCGCgcctcctgaggaggagatagccAATTTGAGTCTTCGCCACTGCATTTTGAAAAGTAACCAAATTCCCCTCCCTCTTCGGAAAGCAAGAGTTAGCAACCACCAACCCAAAAGCCTTAGTGAAGTCCAGTAATGAGGTTCCTCCTTCGTTCCTCTCCCCAAAACCAAAGCCTCCATGCACTTTCTCATACACACCTGCGTTCGACCCAATATGGCCATTGAAgtcccctcctatgaataactTCTCATTAGGTGGTACCTGATGAataatctcatccaacccctcccaaaagcgtCGTTTAACCTCCTCATCGAGGCCCATATGAGGCGCATAGGCACTAACGATGTTTACGGTGCACTGACCAACCACCAACTTAATACTCATCAATCTATCATTCACTCGTCTAACCTCAACAACATACTCTCTAAGTTCCCTATCCACCAatatacccactccattcttacccttcTGGGTTCCAGAGTTCCAAAGTTTATACCCATCTGCGTCCCTCGCTCTCGACCCTGCCTACCTTGTCTCCTGGACGCACGCTATATTGACCCTCCTCTACTTGAGGATCTTCGCCAGCTCTATAGATTTGCCTGTCAATGAACCTACGTTCCATGACCCAATTCTCAATTGATGGACACCATTGTTCCCTTTACCTCCCTTGCATCCCAACCCACCTCCTAGCCCCCACTCTACCTCCCAACCCACCCCCGGCACACCCCGAAGACATGAACTCACTTGACcatcccagactgcagccactaTAGCTACGGCGAACTAGGGGTAATCTCTAACAGACACCACGGAACAATCTAGAATAAGACAAGATGTCACTACAGGTGCCCTAATACAGTGACTAAACTAATAAGAACTAAAAGGACAACAATTTTACTAACACAATAGAAGGAAATAGGCAAACAGGAGGACCAATTCCCGTGAGTATAACCTGGGAATTGTCTTAGTAGACTCGACTGTATTGCATCCACCTAGCTCGTTCGCGTCCAGCTCATGTCGTTCCTTGCTGATACTCGGGTTGTTCTTCACTGTTTGCATGTGCCCGCCCTCACCGCCCTAAGCCATCGGTCTAAACTGATACTGTCAGGCAAGTCCTGTTACATCGTGTCGGAAAGTTGTTCGGGAGTCGCCGGGATTTATGAGACCTGCCGGAAATCTGTACCCACTTGAAAATAGATTGACCTCGCCGGAAAAGAATCCGCACCTCTTGCTTGAAGACAAGTCTGGTTTGTGTGTCACCACGACAATGAAACTGGGCCTTAAACCTGACTGTGGTTGTCCCCGCTCTCTGGCTACTGATCCGTGTCTCTCCGGAGTAAGAGGGGAGAAGACAAAATGGGGAAGAAGGAGAGGCGGGGTGAGAGAGATGGGTGGAGAGAGAGGGGGGCGTTGGATGATGGGGAGGAGAGGGGGGCGCGTGGACTTACCTGGGCGGGGAATGGTCGTCGGCGACTGAACTAGTCGCTGTTGAGCTCTTATGTTACCGTTGGCAGTGAGGTTTGGAGAGAGGGGTTCAGAGAGAGAGAGGATATTTCTAGTCTTATAGTGGTTGGGAATTAGAAGCTAACATGAATATTCACCTTTAACTTTTACTAACAATTGAAATTTTATCGGAGAAATTCATATGAATTTTGTGTTAACGATTTGTACATATGTTACATGATATTTTCAtaccattttattttattattttctataTATACAGCAAAAAAAAGTCAATATGCCTTCGAATACTAAATACATTGTTACATGTGTATTAAGAAACTTACCTAATACAGTCAGACATGTTTATAACAGCATCCTTATATAAcaatcattcactataaaagtcaatTTTTTTCGAACcgatttttattttatgttataatatatgtcctttataacaacacttcactatagtAGCCAACAAATATCAGAATAAACAAGGCTGTTATAGAGAGGATTGACTGTATACCGAATTTGGGAAGTCCAAGCGTGTAGGTTGTCAATAGAGGCATACGATGTATGAATTGCAGAGGGGTCACCAGACCCCGTTAACCTGAGTCCATTattcaaatggtcactcaactatcccaaattatctcctaaagtcacttttcttttgtttgtaacaacaaagtcactgaactatgcATATcgcactcagaaggtcactcaactagattttccaaattttggaTTGTCGAATACCTATTGAACCCTCTAAATTATgaacatttatcttctttttatttatttttaaactttttaatattatgattttttcctttttaatttacattatggaCTTACCAATAAAATAAAtgaatattatttataaattaaaaaataaaaaatatttaagcatatataatgctggaataacaaaataatgagcatagtaaaaaaattaattagaataatttgttagtaataataattttagtattaacaaaaaaaattcaaaaaattatttatacaatttagaataaagaaaataaagattgtaaaatatatattccttgaacgtaatataaaaataattatttaaataaaggtatttaaattatgctcaattatattatgtATATTTCATGCACGACTTAACATAGCATATTTTATCCTATATAAATAGTCATCATGCTTTCCGGTGACATAACTTTGTGTCATCAGAAAGTTGGTAGaaacataataatataattgagcataattttcaagaatatataatgtatattataaaaatatctttatttaaataattatttttatattatgtgcatcgaatatatattttacaacctttattttctttcatcctgaattgtgtaaataaatttttgaatttttgttgttaatactaaaaagtttaaaaaaataaaaagaaaataaatgtttataatttagagggtaaaataggtagtTGGCAATTcaaaatttggaaaatctagttgagtgacatTCTGAGTGCAATTGATatagttcagtgactttgttgttacaaacgaaagaaaagtgactttagaAGATAATTTGGGATAATTGAGTGATCATTTGAGTAATTAACTCCCGTTAACCTCACAACATTCTagatatatatgtatttatatgagAAATCGTCACATATTTACTTGGAACTCTTAAGATCAAAAGTGTTGgcaataaaccccttaccaaaataatattcacggtaataaagcagaataataatgtagcaccgagatacggtaattaacaagaataaaagagtaacaatgacaccaagatttttacgtggaaaacccttctgaataagggaaaaaaccacgaccccgagaggagcaactgatatcactatagtaaggaattttacactttgtaggtcggagataaatactccaaagaccactacaacactcaaaagaaataaccctcttttgatattcccacctcactacaatatcgctcactctctattttcctcacagactattttcttataccttgtctgtgaaacctcactctttctttctctctttgttggtgtgaagaaatgagagttgaagctctccttttatagccaaagcttcaccctctaaagcctacaatatttgacaatttacacacatttttcacaattcaacaaagttggctaccaaaccaaagaaattcaacaaggttggctaccaaccaaaccaagtcaacaaggttggctaccaaaccaaagaaaactcttattaggcacatgcctaatacttcttcaatgagatggacatcatcaatctccccctccagtctcattcatccagaggaggtagcactgtcttctagtttgagtgcatgccgacaagttctttgcatagctcgaacttgttccttggtaccaccttggtcagcatatctgcgggattctcacttgtagaaatcttcaagacttttagagattcattatctaccatttctcgaatccaatgatatctcacatcaatgtgtttggtccttgcatggtacatagagttcttgctaaggtctattgcactttgactgtcacaatagacgacatactccttctgatgcaatccaagctcttgaaggaatcgcttgagccatatcatctccttgccagtttctgtagcggcaatgtactctgcttcagttgttgaaagtgcaacgcacttctgcaacttagactgccatgatatagctccccctgaaaatgtaaacaaatatccagtagtggattttctaTTGTCAATGTCAcccgccatatcagcatctgtatagcccttcaagattggatcagatcctccaaagcacaaacaatctcccgtggtacctctcaggtacctgagtatccacttgactgcttcccaatgttcctttccaggattttcaagaaacctgctgacaacaccaactgcgtgagcaatatcaggtctagtacataccattgcatacatcaagcttccgactgctgaagaataaggaactttagccatgttccctttctcctccactgttgtaggacacatcttcttactcaactttagatgaccagcaagaggtgtgctgactggcttagcattcttcatgttgaagcgttctagtacacgttcaatgtacttctcctgagatagccacaactttctacttgttctctctcgaactatcttcatccctagaatttgttgtgctgggcccaagtccttcatatcaaatgacttggacagatctcctttcaactttgctatcaaccccttgtcttttcctacaattaacatgtcatccacatacaacaacaatataataaagttattctcagaaaatcttttgaagtatacacatggatcagaataggtctttaggtatgtttgacttttcatgaatgagtcaaacttcatgtaccactgccttggtgcctgcttcaatccataaagactcttattcaatttgcacaccatgtgtttctttccagctacttcaaatccttctggctgctccatataaatctcctcttccaaatctccatgaagaaatgcagttttcacatccaactgctccacttcaagatctaggctagttgctaagctcaaaattgttcgaatagaagtcattttgacaacaggtgagaaaattttcgtcaaaatcaatacctttcttttgttcgaagcctttaaccaccaatcgagctttgtatctgaccagcttgccatttccatctttcttgagtttaaagacccatttgcatttgagtggtcttttaccctttggaagttcaaccagcttgtatgtgccatttttctgtagagattccatctcttcttgcatagctttcatccactggttcttttctggatgggacaacacctccttaagactttctggctccccctcatcactgatgaggacatactctgtggaagggtacctgcatgactctacccttggcctctctgatctcctcagaggttgagattgttcttctccctgagtggggtgctccacttcctcgacaccttcatcaagttgctgcccctgctcaataacctcaccaggttgttCCACCTGCTTGGCAACCTCGTCGgttgtactttctgcacttgtgggattgttagaagtagaaggaatagtaacaaagttaggaattataccattcttcgccttttctaacatatcagcagcagttccaacttcactttctcggaagactacatctctgcttctgatgaccttcttctttacaggatcccacagtctgtacccgaactcttcatctccatatccgataaatatgcagggaacagatttatcatccagctttgttctctgctcttttggtacatgtgcaaaagctctgcaaccgaacaccttcagatgcgagtaggacacctccttgttggtccaaactctctctgggatttcaaacgccaacggaactgatggactcctattgatcaggtaacaggctgtctgaactgcttcaccccagaatgacttaggcagtttagccattctgagcatgcttctcactttctccacaatggtgcggttcatcctatcggctacgccattgtgttgtggggttccaggaactgtcttttcatgtctgatcccatgacttgaacaatactcttcaaattcccttgaagtgtactcacctccattgtcacttcggaggcgctttagctttcgacccgtctccctttctactagagcatgaaatttctggaaaacttgaaacacctgatctttggttttcaaaatataaacccataattttcgtgaagcatcatcaataaaagtaacaaaatatttgttaccgcccattgattcaatttccattgggccgcaaacatcagaatatactaaatcaagtatattcaattttctttcagacgatgtctgaaatgagactctatgctgcttaccaaataaacagtagtcacaaggttttacagttgtacctttggcataagaaatgagtgatttcttggcaagaatctgcaatcccttctcgctcatatgacccattcttttgtgccataaatctacagaaatctcatcttgtgccgcgttcaattcaccttggcatatttctgcatttgtcctgtacaacgtgccacgagcaactccctttgcaatcaccaatgatcccttagtgagtctccacttttgatttgcaaaataactctcgtatccatctcggtctaaagcaattcccgagatcaagttcatccgcaaatcaggtacatgccgcacatcctttagaaccaatgtgcatccgacatttgtcttgatacaaatgtcaccaatccccgcaatctttgagtaacttgtgttacccattttcactgtgccgaaatcacctgctacatatctgcaaaaaagatctcttaccggtgtggcatggtgagatgccgctgtgtcaaccacccattccgactctggacctgacaggtgcatgcattcctcttcctcatttataaagaggacaacattatcattattttgcaccatggcggctgtgttgtcgtcattcttctggccactggtttcacctttgcccttccttggatttgggcaatctcttttgaagtgacctggttgattacagttgtagcaatttctgactcttgatttggatcggttctttgacttcccacgagctccggatctaccatagttgttcgaactcctttgataactcctgcctctaccttctgtgatgagagcatgtccttgattttcaggcttctttctcatcttctcattgagtagaagagccgatgtgacatctttcaactcaatagtagtcttaccgtgcaggatggttgttgccaaattatcgtacgaagatggcaacgagttcaatagcaagatggctttatcttcttcctcgattttcactccgaggttggcaagctgtgtgattagtccgttaaacacatttaaatgtgacaaaaaattcgtaccttcactcatgtgtagggcgtataactgcttcttcaggtacaatttatttgtcagcgttttggacatgtataggctttccaaccttgtccaaattccacgtgcagtgtcttcatcaatgatgttatttaccacatcatctgataagtgcaacctaattgcactagcagctctttcatccaagtcagcccaatcctcagctttcatggtatcaggctttttggaatcaacatctagaaccttgtgtaatccttgttggatgagcagatctctcatccttctttgccatgttgagaaaccgttatctccgttgaattttgctacctcgtactttactccggacatttttatttttcaccaagtatagtactaccgacagtgaatagtatttcagtgaacgagcagaacctgtgctctgataccagttgttgggaataaaccccttaccaaaataatattcacggtaataaagcggaataataatgtagcaccgagatacggtaattaacaagaataaaagagtaacaatgacaccaagatttttacgtggaaaacccttctgaataagggaaaaaaccacgaccccgagaggagcaactgatatcactatagtaaggaattttacactttgtaggtcggagataaatactccaaagaccactacaacactcaaaagaaataaccctcttttgatattcccacctcactacaatatcgctcactctctattttcctcacagactattttcttataccttgtctgtgaaacctcactctttctttctctctttgttggtgtgaagaaatgagagttgaagctctccttttatagccaaagcttcaccctctaaagcctacaatatttgacaatttacacacacttttcacaattcaacaaagttggctaccaaaccaaagaaattcaacaaggttggctaccaaccaaaccaagtcaacaaggttggctaccaaaccaaagaaaactcttattaggcacatgcctaatacttcttcaatgagatggacatcatcaatctccccctccagtctcattcatctagaggaggtagcactgtcttctagtttgagtgcatgccgacaagttctttgcatagctcgaacttgttccttggtaccaccttggtcagcatatctgcaaAAAAAAATAGGATTCGTAAAGCTATTATCATATGAATTCTccaaagaagaaaaaatgaaactTAAGAGGCTGAGATTTATACAAAGAGACTTGTTTGTTATGTAGCTAGAATTCAGTGGGGTTTTCACATAGAATTGTCATGAGAATGTCCAAAGCCGCAAATGAAAGGGCAACGAATTCCTTATCTGGCTTTTCATTCTCTTCTAACTTGTCTTCAAAATTCAGTTTATTTTAAGATAAACAGTTGTGGCTATATTTCTCTTTTGGCTCTTGAAAAGGACAATACTTTAACGAGTAACATTATATGGGATTCGCTTTCATGAAAATGCTACATTTGTACGTTTTCCAAATATGGatgaactataaaagaaaaattGATATTATTAAagtaaaatttttaattttgacaTGTATTACTTATTAATGATGCATAAATTGATTTTTAAAAGCGTCTATAAACGTCAAAATATAAATGTTCGATATTACGAAAGTCTTATTTATTGAATCCGATAAAATTGAATCCCCTTttaaaattggaaaacaaaattTGCTCGTAATTACGAATATTATTGAGACAACAACGAAATTTACTTCTTTTTTCGAATGCAAAGAATAAAATATTAGAGAGACGTGCAAACTAAACAAAGTGACATCTAATGTAGTCTTAAGGAAATCGCACTTCTCTTAATGACTTAATTTGTTAGCTAATGATGAAAGAGAATTTGGATTTTCTACACATAAATGAACTCTCTAGATTAAAATGAATTTTCTTTGAAGGGAAGTTTTGGTAACTAGTAAAGTTGCAGCCATGTTACCGAGGTAAAACTGCGTACGATAGGCCCTTGTAATCTGACCCTTCCCTGGACCCCGCACataacgggagcttagtgcaccgggctgccttttAATGAATTAGCATCCTTTTAAGTGAGTTGGAGGTGGCTTTGTATTGTATGAATGCGTCAAACCATAGACAAATAGATACTCAAATGTCAAATAAAATTAGTAAGCCGCGTAATAGGTGTTCATTGGCTTAATAGATAGTATGGCTTAGGCCAGTGTGTCTCCCATAACATCAACCGCTTCTCAGatggggaggagttcagactcccgctactcataCCCAGAGTAGATGATGGCCCATGGTTATCACACACTAGGAGTTTTACTAGTTGGGGTGGTTTGGCCTATTATTACCACACAGCACGGAGACAGCCCCGATATTAGCTGATGAGTTAAAGAGGTTAGACAGGTTCACCTAATTGTTTTTCCCTCACTTTAACGGTGCACCTTCAAAGGATGCCCAAAATTTCTTGAACTGTTGCCATGAGATTCGCGCGGTCCGGTGACACTTGAGTCAGCCGCCGGATCAAAGCCTTCCTACCTATGCGATACTCAGTCAAGTCAATAATTACAAATATGCTTAAGGGAAAAGCatctcaattttcaaaacaatATCGTATTTAAGACAAGTTATATTATAAGTGGACCTATCATCGCAACTAGGGGCGGATTTAGAGGGCAGAAGGGGTTCACCTGATCCCCTTCACCAGAAAATTATATTGtacatataaggcaaaatctattttttatctctatatattatattttgaattcCTTTGACATAGCCCAAAAGCATATCCTAGTGGTCCAGAGGATTCAAAACCTTTGTGAGATCACTAGTTCAATTCTCACTGGTCGCTATCTCTTCTAATTTTCTactaacttttttctttttttgaacccTTAGCGAAATTCTGCTTTCATCACTTATCGCAACAGtttagaaaagaaaatatgacaTAGAAGAATCCATAATCACGGCCAGAAAATAAGATAATCGAAGCAAAAGAAACAGCAACTACTATTAGAAATGTCATTAAAGTTTGAGAATGAATATAATA
This sequence is a window from Nicotiana sylvestris chromosome 3, ASM39365v2, whole genome shotgun sequence. Protein-coding genes within it:
- the LOC138887045 gene encoding uncharacterized protein, which translates into the protein MSIKLVVGQCTVNIVSAYAPHMGLDEEVKRRFWEGLDEIIHQVPPNEKLFIGGDFNGHIGSNAGVYEKVHGGFGFGERNEGGTSLLDFTKAFGLVVANSCFPKREGNLVTFQNAVAKTQIGYLLLRRRDRGLCKDCKVIPGEILVTRHRLLVMDVGIMVKRRKMSGRGRPRIRWGALTKEKAQELEGRLSVMGAWRSSGDTNSMWSTTTNYIREAVREVLGVSTGVTGRHKGEWWWNEVVQGKVKAKKEAYQALGGSIGEGERRACMERYKVASKEAKMAVTEAKTVAYSRMYEELGEK